CGTGTAATGTACGTCTCTTGGTGTCTTTTCTTTCGGTTTTTTATATTTCCTAATAATGTTTGCTCTCTTCACCATTTGAACTGTGATATTTGTAGCTACTATATTAGTCTTAACCTCTCTGTTTTGGCTCATTTCCGTAGCAGCCCGTGTTCCTGacctgaaaaattagaaaatgaaagaagaatttGTGTGCACGATTGACAATTACCTGCTCATATCCATTCTCCTTCATTATCCCCCAACTTATTGACTGTAGGGGGTTCTGCAGTTAACTGAAAAGGTGATTGAAAGGAAGCGAAACGCGATATATACATGTTTCCAATCACTAATAAGTGATTAGAAGTTGTATCTTGCTTGATATTAACATCTGGTCTTGAGAGAGTTAACGTTAAGTAGTACTGATATGTGTTGCATTATTTGACTTTAAGTTTGGTATTTTCTTTCGTGCaatttgttgataattttttggttttgtattcttttgatttaattaacttatgCACAATGGGTGTGATTTGTACCATTGAAATGAAAAGCTATTTGTTTGAATGTATAGTGTGTTATGTTTGTCTTTGGCTTTGTATTTCAATTGTTTTCATTCTCAATAATAGCCAAGTTAGAAAGACATTCATCTCACTTTTTTCTGATAGtagttatcaaataattaatgagcAGTTTTTAATTCACATGTACCTAGTACCTGTACAATTCACATGGGTTTTTATAACATATCAACAAGTCTAGCATAACCCtaacactatgtttggatcattatTACGTATTATATTATATCGATGATATCTACaatgtttattttgattgttacttaaaatgtattgtattctattgttaaattttattgttacgtaacaattaAAACctctattttatggaacaattGATCTGGTGTGTTTCCATTgttacttgatttttttttccaattaaatctttacataatatttcaaaatattattttaacctttaccgtaattatttaaatctagtcaaatttCATACTCTAGAATAActaaggatattttagtaaattttttaaattagaatatagtacgatacaatcaaattaaataattaaaatattattaaacaataataaacaataCAATCTAGCCAAACATCGCATCTACCATACAACACAACACAATAGGAATTTTTCACCAAAGTAGGccataattaaatcaatttaccaagataatatgtttttttgaaattttacaaaactagtataaacttAGTTCtcagtaacgttttaggtaatattttattaaagaaattcAATAACAGAAAGACAAAATCTGACAGAGTAAATAAACATGAAACGATATTGCCAGTTACGTTTTATAATTCGTTACTGTGAAACACGTTTTGCAGCTAAACGTGACTCATAGTAATATTTCTCTGAAATGgttgaaaattgaaattcaatCTTGTACATGTctaattcatattcaaatttccACTATAAAAAtggatttgaaatatatatgatattctcttttctttctcttttatacATAGACAATACctttttaaataaaaggaaaaaaaacatgaGGAAGACTTTAAAACTGGAGCTTGTCTTGTATCatctcaatttcaaaatttgtgaATAAATCATATGAGAGATCTTCTTCTAGCCTAAGTAACCATCCCTTTCAAATATTAGACCAATCGAtttcttatgattattaaatattagaCTATCAATAAAgaatttattgaattaatattaatgCAATAAGTAAACGAAAcaactattaaaaaaagaaataaattgatATAGTAGAAAATCCCTCATCACTCTCTTTTTTCTTGCAAAAGTATTATCTATGTATGAAAAGAGAAGACAagagaaatttatatataaaaaatgaagcatatacaatattgaattttaatttttaatcattCTAGAGAAACGTTATTGTGAGTCACGCTCTAACTGTAAAACGTGCCTCAGAATAACGAAATATAAAATGTTACTGACAATAACATTTTATGTCTGTTTACTTTGTTAGATTTTTGtcttttagttattgaatttttttaataaaatattacctAAAATGTTACTGAAAactacgtttatactagttttgtaaaaaaaaattaaaaatatattattttggtaaATTGATTGTAATAATGGCTTGCTTTGGTCAAACTTCCACACAATAGAGTACAATAttatacattatgaaacaatgagtaacaatgatccaaacaaaatGTAAGGAGGCGGAGCTATGTGCCAATTCACAGAAGCAATAGTGTTTACTCAAATTTGATATATGTACTAAattattcactaaatatttagaaataatcGAATGTAAACTTCATTATTATTGTATATCAACTTGAGACTGTTGTcgcaatttatatatttcaaaatatagtgTCATCTTAAGGTGTTTCTAAGCatttaagatttaaaattcACATATTAAGAATTATAGTCCTTTCAAGTGACTATAAACTTAATAATTTGTACatattttatgatttcttaaataaatatagaGTTTAGATCAAAGTTAAGATGAAATTCCCGGGTGGATTTTATCAACATCCCTTAATTATACTGTTTAACTTATTATTGGTATTAGGATTTGATCTCCATTTGACGCAACTCACCCCACACATCCACGTGCACTCTAACCTTTTCTTCACCGTCCTGTTGTCATCCCTACGATTAAAGTACTTTTATTATTATGCTGTAATAGTACCTCAGACTGAACTCTAATTTTTATGTTGCAATAGTACCTAAGGTGTAGTCCAAATGGAATGGAAGTTTATTCATCattatcaataatatatttatgtgttcattctctctatttttctgtATTTATTAGTCCAAATTATATCTCTAGTAACTCGTTTGGAAGCGTATTAATTattgtttgaatttattttaatatatagcaATCTAAAATGGAAAAACTTACATTTTGAGGAACCTTATTTTGTTTAAGCAAAAATAGCCTAATAGGTTATATCAGAAGAAGTTTGATACATTGAGAGCAttgtcacaaaaaaaaaattatcaaaagaatCCATTAGAAAAACTTTCAATAACTTTACATCTCAAAGAGCTAGAAGAATTATGAGCTTCGTAAgaagatataatatttttattttattaaatttaaggCGTTCATTTAATTTTCAGTTTAGACAGTTAATATGTTTGGGTCGTCCCTGATAAAAAGAATAGGGCCTTTGATGGTCATCCTTGGACTCCGCTTAACCATtacataaaatttcatttttgtgtTCCTATATTAATCCCAACCTATTTTTATTCTCCTCTCATTGCAGCACTTTCTCTAATTTCCATTGCTGcattcaaaattaaatacaaataaaaggAGCAAAACGTTCATagcaagaaagaaaaaatggcACCTAAAATCATTGTTCTTGCTCTCGTTTTCTTCGCCATGGTTTGTATGGTCTCCGCCATTGATGAATATTCTACAACAACTGCAGCTTTGAAAGACGCAGCTAATGCTCCTATTCCGGTTGAAAACAACAACATTATtggtaataattttttttacatagttttcgaatatatatgtatataaataatgaAGTTACTgtcaaaaaattctaaaatgtgTCAACGTAAATTGAGACAGGTACGATTAATGGGAGCGATGAAAATGAAGCTGTATCTGCTGCACCAGTTGGTGGACCCGTTTCTGGAGTTACTTTTCCTGACATAAGCCTACCACCAGCACCCAATGGAGGCAGCAGTAGCAATACTATTGATTTCACCACAATTGCCACAATTATTGTTGctgtttcattctttttttaaatcatgAGTGGAGGGAGCTTCAATCCATGTTTTCTTGGTTACATATTTTCCTGTCTTTAATTTATGTTACATGTTATAATGGACAATATGTAAAAGACATCATCTTTGTAAACcatgaaattttaatgaaaaaatgaaaaactttgAATCGgatttcctcttcttcttttaatttatttatatgacaGGATTATTGTTTACTCTGTTGAAGATATATCAagtgttattgggttattgaaatggttttatagaaaaataaattattgaattattggttcagttttggtttttgaattttgttagAATTATTGGGTAAATTGATAATCCATTAAGATTACTAATCGACTATTCTCTCCGCCCATTTTATATGTTACCTTTCGGATTTCAAGAATCAAACAAGTCTatcaaattttttcataaatcttttaaacattttgaattatcaattgtTATGACTCCTAGTATTTTTTACGTAGTtcacaaatatattaatttcatctccaaaaaattgaagattccaTGCGTAAATTTTTTGTCAAACTTAAACCGTTTGactctcaaaacataaaatgCGTATATAAATTGGGACAGAGGGAATAGTTTACTcgtcataaatattaaatattaatctcAATAGATTAAtggttattgtttttgttttttagccTACAATTTACATTTCATAATGAATTTGAGTTCAAAAAttcatgttttaaaaaaaagaactctattctatctaatttctctttgttttacacttgcaaaattcttttttcatgTTAGCTAGTACTATTTCATGAGCATTAGTAAAGTTACATTATTGTTTTGTGGTGTCAAACTATTGGAGAAATCGTATATCTATTTTATAAGCATTTTCTTATTGGTTATACCAAGAATCAAACTGTTAAAAGACcaaaatcaataaaagaaaatatcttgttgatttcattattagctttgcatatttaaaaataaaaaatcaataaactaaatcaataatatataaaatcaaactaaatcGATCGATGCTCACTTTTGATAGTATTAGATTACTATTTGAATGCTTTCATTGATCACTCTTTTGCCTTTAGAGCATTGAAGGAAGCCAAGTTTGCCGAATTGGAACTAATTaataacattaaatatattttgttatgtGATCTGGAATATAACACCTTTGAAATTATCGTAAATTACTACTTTTCACTCAAAATTAttaacaatatttaaaaaaaaaatttatttatttgtctaaCTGAATCTAAATGTATTTCGGTCTTCAATATGAGTAAAATATATTCCTAATATTTTGTCAAGTTAGGGGTATTTTTAGCACTTATCTCgactttttattaagagtttCATGCTTGAATAAGATTTTGAGACCACTTGCTATATCATGTAGCAAATCAAATATGTATCTATgtttaattagtcaaataaacaatatttttaagtttgttaataatttaaaaatgaagttAATAATTTACACtaaattcaaaagttttttcGACGcttctaatatatattaatatttcctttttataaacTTTAAACCCAAAATAGTTGAAATGATATTGATTTTCTTACATGTTTGGAGCAATTGCAGTCTTCCAACTCATGCGTCATTTTGAGTCGAAAGGAGGAGATAGATACATTTCAATTAAGATAAGTGTTACAAGAAAATGTCAATTGAAGTGTGAGTGAGTTTCTTTTTTACAAGTTTATTAGAGGAATGTATGtattttttcctaatatttaacaatcaaaattgtcattatatataaatattactatTAAAAACTTGATTTCATCTAATCgctataatttttaatttcaggTATCTACCAGTAAGCACTTAAACTTgcataaaattgaacaaaaaatatgtttatcCTACATGATGTCATACATGACAATTTTGTTTCTAATCGACGTTTTATGTGTATTATCACTACAAGAAACAACTCTATTTAAGACCAATATTTAGGACGGGTTAATAATCCcgtttttaaaaatcatatattaggATGAGATTTTATTTCGAtctttaatttcatatgttatTATGAAGGTTCTAAATCTGGTCTCTAGAAAAAGTAGTAACTCGCCCCAAATTAAAACTTGGGCCTTAAGAAATATATTGGTAGGCGGGAAATACTTTCACCAAAAAATTAGCCGCCTAAATTAAAGTCaatcaattcataaaaatcttaaaaagaaaagaaaataaagaacagACGCCTCAGTATTTGTTTCTCAAAGCAGCGATCTTCCACAGCTAACAACCAGCTTTGCTTACAACAAACTTAGTAGCTCTCAACTAAAAATCTGTGTTTTCTCAGAGAAAGCACAGGTCTGCCTAGCAGCAAACGCAACCCAGGTCGCATTGATTAGTGTTTCATCTCAGTGTTCTCGAAACAGAGAAAGCAGAGGTTTGCGCAGCTGTGAACTTTTTTCGATTTAAAACTCGTCTCGGATCTTAGGTTTGCCTCTACTTCTACGAGTTGATTTGATGTCTCATTGATTATTGTTTCATCTCGGTTTCTCATAACAGAGAAAGTAGAGGTTTTCGTAGctgtgattttttttcatttgtaacTGGTCTCGGATCTCAGGCCTGCCTTTACTTCTACGAGTTGATTTGATTCTTTTCTGTACAATTgattttctatttgttttgttCGAGTTGTAACTCGTCTGTTTGAGTTCTTGTTCTCTAAGACTAGATGTTgatcattttctaaaaaatgatttaatttcttAGTGTGATATAATTCTAAAAGTGAAGGGGATCGAGCATTTCTTAATGAAATATGTGTTCCTAAAGACAAATAATAATGAACCAAATTTGAAAAGAGACACTAAAAACTCAATGAGCTAAGAAAATATCAAGAGATAATATAGAGAGTGTTCTGTTTAAGTTTAGAAATCTGTTATGATTTACAAGTGAA
The window above is part of the Solanum pennellii chromosome 5, SPENNV200 genome. Proteins encoded here:
- the LOC107020272 gene encoding uncharacterized protein LOC107020272, encoding MAPKIIVLALVFFAMVCMVSAIDEYSTTTAALKDAANAPIPVENNNIIGTINGSDENEAVSAAPVGGPVSGVTFPDISLPPAPNGGSSSNTIDFTTIATIIVAVSFFF